The stretch of DNA ACAAGAAACCAAGttccaaatggaaaaatataaagacaggTAAAACAATGCAAGAGATGCCAAGAATATCCCCAAGATATCTGAGCCACTGGCTTAGTGAACAAATGTGCCTGTGTTGCAGATGAGAGGGCTCCTTGAGAGTATTCTGCAAGATGAAAATGGTATAAAGCCAGATGCCTTTAAATGAATTCAGAAAACTAGACAACTGCAGGGGACAGTTTGGGAATGAATTAAGAACATGGAATACAAACCATATTGAAGATGAGATAAGTATTAACTACAGGAAACTGttatagaaaaagcaaaaaggcaATCACTTGACAATACATGGCTCAGAAATGAATGGTATTGAAACAGTCAaaataaatgtgagaaaatattctaaaacaaaaatgagaaattctATTAGAAGAGGGCCACAAGGTGAAGGCTGTTCCAAATTCTTGTCTCCCAAAGTGGGACATCATAATACTTCAAACTGAAAAATCCAGAGGTATTATTGGAATGTGATTTAGTGACTATAAAAGTAAATACCAAAAGAGCTGAGTTCAAAGTGACTGCCTCTAAAAAGCTGGCTAAAGTGGTTATAAAGCAATAGTTgtaattcaaataaattttgtgaACAATAATTCAAACATTAaacctagatttttaaaaattgtgctttggggctgggtgcagtggctcatgtctgtaattccagcactttgggaggctggagtgggtggatcacctgagatcaggagatccagaccagcctggccaacatgatgaaaccccatctctactaaaaatacaaaaattagccgggcatggtggcaggcacctgtaatcccagctacttggagtgGAGAGGGTGCGGTGCTGAGGCTCCACAactgcttgaaccaaggaggcagaggttgcagtgagacgagataatgccactgcactgcagcgtgggtgacagagcgagactctatgtcaaaaaaaaaaaaaaaaagaaagaaaaatgatctaTATTACACAGGAAGAGATACAGATGTCTTTACCTGCCCATGACATGACTATCTCTACGGAAACTCCAATGGAATCTAAACAAGAGCTACTAAAAATGAGTTTAGCAAGCTATAGGAAATAagattaatattcaaaaattagtttTCTGTATACTAGTAATGAACAATTAGAATTGaaataatcaacataaaaaattaaatacttaaggacaaatctgacaaaagatgTCAAATACACATACACTAAAAACTACTAATTTCAGagacaattacataaaaattcatTGAATAGATTCACTGTTATGTCTACTCGCTGACATGTTGTCAATTTTCTTCATATTCATCTAAAAAGATACAACATAATCCTACCAAAAGCTCTAGTCTTTTTTGTTGACACAAGTTTTCCAAATGTTACCCATCTGTGATCTATTGAAAGATGTTAATTCCTGAATTAACAGAATAAGGAGGAAAAGATGGAACTAAGTTAAGATGGATTCTGAAACTAGAGATCAGTTCCCAAAGTGAAGGACAGTAGCTGAACAGCACTAGAGGGTACTCTGTCTAGTGGGAACAGAAGAACAGATTATCTACCGGTTGTGTGTgtacagtatgtgtgtgtgtggcagaggAGGATGTAAGAGTGCCATCTCATTTTCTATAGGACTAAGGCAATACTGACAAAGgcacacacaataaaaaataaagtaatttactTAGAAATATGGAGGTAGACAGATGAAAGGTGAAAGtggcactgggcatggtggttcatgcctgtaaccccagtgctttgggaggctaaggcaggagaattgcttgaggccacaagttcaaCACCACGCTgggcaaaatagaaaaataaaaactttaattaaaaaaaaaaaaaggttgaaagtagctacctggctgggcgtggtggctcacacctgtaatcccagcactttgggaggccgaggcaggcgaatcactggaggtcaagagttcgacaccagcctgaccaacatggtgaaaccccgcctctattaaaaatacaaaaattagctgggcatggtggtacacacctgtaatctcagctacttgggaggctgaggctgaagaattgcttgaacctgggagatggaggttgagtgagctgagatcctggccattgcactccaggaaaaaaggggaggggaggggagaagaggaaaaagaaaagaagaaaagaaaaagaggctgtaTTTACATAGCAGGTAGTTCAAGAGTAATGATGAATGCCTTTAATAAGGACTTAATCTTTCTTAAAGGAAAAGTatataagaaatacagaaaaaaaattattgggctTTTACTGGCAATTACGAAAGTAATAGATTTTCTTACATAATACATTTCTTCagtaatatatttttcaagtattttactGTAGAATTTCTAAAGTACTTTGTCACTGACCCCATAATTTAATATAAAGTAGGTTCCATAATCGCATTTTTTGAAAGTTGCTGAAACTGAGATAAAAAACATTGCTTTTTATGggaaaaactggacaaaatacagaatagccaaaactagATTCACTGGCTCAATTATGTCTACTAGGTGAAAGAAACTGAGCCTTCTAATAGTTCATTCAGAATCTGTTACTATAGAAATTTTAAGGGGTTTTGAGTCAGTTCCAGTATAAAAATAAGGCCAAAGTGCTCCtgtaaaattatcattaaaagTATAGAGAAGAGATCTATCATTCAAATTATAAAAGGAAACTTCATTCATTTCAGAGTCTAAAAAAATGCCAATCTTACTAGGTATTACTTGTGGCAGCAGAATAATTTCCTTATGGCCCAATACAATATAATTATTCTGACTAGATCGCCAAATTCCCCATAATCCATCCTGTACTAAAATTGGTTGACTCTTCCTCCTTCTGGGAAGACAGTCATTACAGACACCAAGAATCCATTCAGGCTTGTCTTTCACTTCTACTTCCCAGTACTGCCTGCCACAACTGTATCCCTTAGAACCCAGAACAGCTGGGAGGAGATAAAATCTTCTTGGGTTATGAGGTACATTTTGTGTTGTATTTCCATAGTGCACAGTTTTTCTATCTTCTGAGACTATAAGTTTACGATGTGCTGTTTCAGGATCTAGAATTACATCTACATGAAATCGCTTGATAATTTTGTCTAGGCCAGAATATTGTGGAGGCAGATGGTAACCATATTCTTTTAATTTGAATGAAAACGGTTCAGggaattttaaattcttatatcTGTGATAGATATCCTTAACATTTGCCAGTAATTCCAGTTCTGACTTCACATATATGCTCTCTATCTcctttaatagatattttaatgaAGAGGTATAATCTGAAAATTTTGTTAGGCTTTCATGTAGTTGTGCTAAAATATCCATCTCTTCATCTTGTAATTGCCTAAGAACAGTCTCTTGCTCATTTTGGAGAAATAACCTAAGTTGCTCAAATTCAGACTTGACTTCTTCTGCCCTATGTTTTACCTTTTTCTTCAGTTCCAGTGATTTTCTGGTTTGCATAGTTATGACTTTTTCAATTAGTTCCACTCTCTCCTTCCACGGTGCATTGTATTCCTCCAGTTTTTTCCTATGATAGGAGGCAGCCTTCTTTATGGGCCAAACACAGTGATGCTGGTGATCAGTGGACAAACTGCACCTTGGACATAAAAGCTCTAGGTCTTTCTGACAGAAGAAAGTCAAAACCTGATTATGCTTCTTACACACATGCttctcttcctgcctcttcctcttcttgcttCTTATCTGGAGTTGCTTAGCAATTTCAGTCAAACTACCTAGCTGGGGATTGCTTATAAATTTCCTTTCTGGACAGCAAAAGTGGCAAAAGGGGCAGGGGAAACTATCATGTAGATCCTTCCAGGACATAATGATGCAGGAGAGACAGAAGTTATGCCCACAGCTGATGGTCACTGGGTCTTTCAAGTAGTCCAGACAGATGGGACAGCTAGCCTCTGCTCGGAGGTCAGCCAGGGCTGTCACAAATTCCATTGAGCCTTGAACAAAGATGATAGGTAaggtaattcttttattttagcaAGGCCTAGCTCTCTAGAGCTCAAGACCCAGTACACAGTGGATATCCTCCCCAGACCTTGAAATCTGACCAACTTTCAGTTTTACTGACTTGGCATGTTGCCTTGGCAGCTTCTAGAAACTTGCTAAGCCCTCAGCTCCTTAGCTTCAGAGTCTACTGCCATGAACACTTCACAGCCTGCGGCCTATTGCATATTAGAACTTAATAGCTGGGCTGCTGCTCTTCccactaaatgaaataaagtcaAGTTTTCTTCAAGAAAGCAGTCTCAGGTCCAAGATAGGGAATCCTTCCTATGGAGAAAAGACCCCACGTTAAAAATCTGATTCCATAATCACAAATGTATTAAACGTTCACACAAGAATCATCAATGAATGCTAAAATCATGGGGTGGAAGTTCTTGGAAAAACAAGATATTCATATTGCAGAGATTCACCCCATacattacttatttaaaaaaaaaaactaaaaaatatgggACAAACTTATGTGCTTCCTGATAGGATGCTATGGCAAGTATACAACATTGCCTATATAATATTCTTTCCAAAAATATTGCCATTCAAGCTAACCATTAGGGAAAATTACTCTAATTCAGATTGTGGAGCATTCTTACAAGACAACTAGTATGCATTCTGCAAAAATGTCAATGTCAGGTAAAACAAGCATAAAAAAAAGGTTTCTACATTtaaggaaaggaaacaaacatGATAAATACAACGTGTGACCCCTGATTGAATCTGagatcttgaaataaaaacaaaacaaaacaaaataatgctaggaataggctgggtgtggtggctcacacctgtaatcccagcactttggggggccaaggcgctgggctcccttgaggccaggagatcaagaccagcctggccagtatggtgataccccatccctactaaagatacaaaaaattatctgggcatggtggcatgtgcctgtaatcccagctgcttgggaggctgaggcaggagaaccactggaacccgggaggcagatgtggcagtgagctgagattgcagcacggcactccagccccggtgacagagcaaaactctatctcccCCCTCAAAAACAAATGGGGAAGAAATAAATGTGAGATTCTTAGTATGGACTGTATATCACATAATGTTGTACCAGTGTTAAATTGAGCACAATAAAATTATCACAGTAAGAAGTAAAATGCCCTTGTTgttaggagatatatatatactggTGCACAGCGGGAAGCCATCTGGAAGCCTGAAACTTTCAGAAggttcaacaattaaaaaaatgtgtagccgagtgtggtggctcacgcctgtaatcccagcactttgggatgccaaggtgggcagatcacctgaggtcaggtgttctagaccagcctgaataacatgggagaaaccccgtctctactaaaaatacagaattagctgggtgtggtggcacatgcctataatcccagctactcaggaggctgaggcaggagaatcgcttgaacccgagaggaggaggttgtggtgagcggagatcccaccatcgcactccagcctgggtgacagagggaaactctgtctcaaaaaaaaaaagtataaatagagAAAACATGAATGTAGCAAAAAGTTAACAACAGGGGTGAATCCAGGGAAAAAGTATAAGGATGCACGCCCTTTCAATCTTTCTGTAAGTTTGACACTTTCAAAACAAAAGTGAGGCAGAAAAACTTCCTGGCTTGCTTTCAAGACACCCACAGGAACCCGATTTTAAGCAAGTCAAATTCCTCCATCAAAGCTTGCAAGCCACCTAACCATCAATACAGTAttttttccccttcaccttctttcCCTAGACACTTCCTCAACTGTTCTTCCTCTCGCTTTCCTCATAACCCAACGACAGTGAAAGTAATAGTATGTGCATGGTTTTGACATGTGACATTGGCTCTGTCTTGGTGACCTAGCAAGTTCTTTTACTATACAGACATTCTCTTTAGACTAGCAGAATAGGAAAATATGCAGTAGCCTTAGACAGTCACCATTTATCAATTATTCCCAAATttaaagtaagctttaactcagTGTCCTATGACTGCACAAGCAAAAGCTATCACAGCAACATGCTGCAGGAGGCACTATTTTACAAGGTAAGCTCTAACATTATTGAGAGGACaccaggtttgaatcctggctcagcTATTGACTGTGTATCTTTAGAAAATCGATGTGTCTTTTTTTGAATCGCATTTCTTtgacctgtaaaatgggaagtataacaacctctttttcttataaGAATATCATGTAAATGGTAGCTAATTCTTCTTGACCAAGGGAGCTTTCTGTTAGATGTATTAGAATCTGGATCCAAACAAGAGCCATGTATTGCATTTGCTTATTagttcttttaaatctttttctatcTAGAATAatgttccctgcctccacctTTGTCCTAGACTACCCCAAATTCAAGATTTgcctattgcttttttttgtgtgtggagccttgttctgtggcccaggcttgagtgcagtggcacaatcttggctcactgcagcctccacctcccgggttcaagtgattctcctgcctcagcctcctgagtagctagctgggcctacagacgtgtgccaccacaccgggctaagtTTTGTAactttagtggagacagggtttccccatgttgtccaggctggtcttgaactctggacctcaagtgatcggcccaccttggcctcccaaagtgctgggattataggcatgagccactgcgcccgacatGCCTAGTGCTTGTTGATATCATTTAACTTGTCCCTCAGGCCTTCActctttaaacaaattaaatgttGTTTCCCCTCATAACAATCTGTTTATAACTCCCCACAAGTCAGGACAAAGTTTTTCACCCTTAGCTCGCCATTCAGAACCCTTCGTATTTCATTATCTTCATCTGGCTACAGTCTCCTAAAGTACTtaacgaaaacaaacaaacaaacataggtGTCATGCTTTCCCTCTTCTGCACAAACCACTTTCTGCTTAGATTACCCTACCCTCACTTCTTCCCTAGGACTAAGTTTTGGTCCTTCTAAAGACTCAGCCCAAGACACATGTTCTCAAGGATAATTTATTATATGTCAGGCACTACGCTAAGGATCTTCCATATAGTCACAGGTTCAATTAAACCATCAGAACAACTCCATAAGTTAGGAGCTATTATCCTCAATTAGAGCTATAAAAGCCTAGAGCTGAAAAAGCGGAGTCTATAAGAATTTGAACATGCTTATCCAACATTACGCTAATTGCATAACCACTGGCATGATAATCACTAAGTTGTACTGCTCCTTCTTTACACTCCCACGGCATCCTATGCACCCCTCTATATATCAAATCAACTTAGATTTTTCATATTTGATATGTTCAGTTGTTCATATTTAATAATGTATCCCAAATATTTTAACAGGGAAAAATGGGCTTACTGATCCAACACTACAATggagaaaacagataaaatacaAACTGAGAGCTAACAATACCTAACAGAATTGGGTTTTCATCCAACTCTAACACTTAGCTAGCTACATGTACTTGGTCAAgttaatttctctgagtttcaCTTTTCAGAAAGTAGGAAATAATACTCTCTCAGGTTTTaagcataaatgaataaattatgtaaGACATCTGTCATAGTCCTTGGCATTTAAGCCATGTACAATAAAAAGTATTGTAGGACTATCTCAGAAAATCTCTCAAGAGGTCATACAAATTTAGCTGAATCCACATATTTCTATTATAGCATAGTATAGTTTATGTATTGTAtgtaatacatacacatatagagATAACCTATATTTACTTACATATAAAGCatattgggccaggcgtggtggctcacacctgtaatcccagcactttgggaggccaaggcagagtggatcacttgaggtcagcagttcgagaaccagcctggccaacatggtaaaaccttgtctctcctgaaaatacaaaaattagctggcagtagtggcgcatgccagtaattccagctacttggaaggctgcagcaggagaattgcttgaaccctggaggcagaggttgtattGAGTAgagatgctgccactgcactccagtctgggcaacagagcaaggctctgtctcaaaaaagaagcaCATTGACATTTCACCTAAAAGCTGTTATGGCTTATAAGGTTGCTAGTCCTGAAATGATTAGTAAAGGCAGTAACTTCCAAAGGCTCACTGTAGTAGTGGTGTGCTTCAGAAAATTTTCCTATACTAATTTTGGAGTGAGACCGaagttatagaattttaaaatacatcctTTATTTTAAATAGCCCTGCATATCCGCAAGTTCAGCATCCACTAACGCAATTAACTTCAGATAGAATCGAAAATACAGTATTCCTGGGATGCAGAACCTGCATCCACTGGTCTTGAGcattcatggattttggtatcttcGGGTGCCCTGGAACCAATGCCCTGTGTATATTGTATATCCAGGGATGAGAGTATATTTAACTTGTGAAAAATTCTAACACAACTACAGAAAACATAGAATaatggccgggagtggtggcttcagggctgcaatcccagaactttgggaggccaagctgggtggatcgcttgagccaagagttcaagaccagcctgagtaacatggcaaaatcccatctctacaaaaggaaaagaaagaaaagaaataaaaagaatactgTCTCTTACAAACCACTCTTCCCACCTGCCCACACTAAGTGTGGTATGGTAACTCCCAATACTTGCTTAATACTTTCAAATGGGTACTGTTGAGCAGAACAAGAAAGTTAGAAAGTGCATAGGAATGTGAGTGAGGTTGCATAGGGTGCTCAGAGATTGGAAAAATTGAGCCTGAAAAAGTTTTAAGAATCTTGTccagcagggcgcggtggctcacacttgtaatcccagcactttgggaggccaaggcgggcagatcaccttaggtcaagtgttcgagaccagcctggacaacatggtgaaaccctgtctctactaaaaatgcaaaaattagccgggcatggtggcgcgtctgtagtcccagctacttgggaagctaaggcaggagaatggctcaaaccagggggcagaggttgcagtgcgctgagatggcgccattgcactccagcctgggcgacaaaaggaaaaccccatcttaaaaaaaaaaaaaaaaaaaaaagaatcttgcccaatgtcacatagTAAACTGCAGAGCATCATTGGAAAAAATGGTAaagtcagaagaaaaatatacttttaagaaAACATGTACAAAAAAGGACTCTAGCACAGTGCAAAGTGCAGGGAAACGAAAGagatcaggccgggcacagtggctcacgcttgaaatcccagcactttgggaggccgaggcgggcggatcacgaggtcaggagatcgagaccatggtgaaaccccgtctctactaaaaatacaaaaaattagccgggcgtggtggcgggcgcctgtagtcccagctactcggagaggctgaggcaggagaatggcgtgaacccgggaggaggagcttgcagtgagccgagactgcgccactgcactccagcctgggtgacagagcgagactccatctcaaaaaaaaaaaaaaaaaaagagatcagacTGTCAccgtgtctatgtagaaagagaAGATGTAAGAGACTCCGttttgaaaaagacctgtactttaaacaattgctttgctgagatgttgttaatttgtagctttgccccagccactttgctccaacctggagctcacaaaaacatgtgttgtataaaatcaaggtttaagggatctaggacTATGCAGGAcatgccttgttaacaaaatgtttacaagcagtatacttggtaaaagtcatcgccattctctagtctcaataaaccaggggcacaatgcactgcagaaagccgcagggacctctgcccttgaaagcggggtattgtccaaggtttctccccatgtgatagtctgaaacatggcctcgtgggatgagaaagacctgtcccccagcccgacacctgtaaagggtctgtgctgaggtggattagtaaaagaggaaagcctcttgcagttgagatggaggaaggccactgtttcctgcctgcccctgggaactgaatgtctcggtataaaacctgattgtacatttgttcaattctgagataggagaaaaaccgcCCTATGGTGGGAGGCGAGACATGTTTGCAGTAATGCTgacttgttattctttactccactgagatgtttgggtggagagaaacataaatctggcttaCGTGCACGTCCAGTCATAGTACAttcccttgaacttaattatgacaGATTCTATTGCTCACATGTTtgttgctgaccttctccttattatcaccctgctctcctacattcctttttgctgaaataatgaaaataataatcaataaaaactgagggaactcagaggccggtgccagtccttggtatgctgagcgccggtcccctgggcccactgttgtttctctatactttgtctctgtcttatttcttttctcagtctctcgtcccacccgactagaaatacccacaggtgtgcaggggcaggccaccccttcacaaAGGACACAAGAGGACTCACTCCAGGTATCATTGTGCCCTCCTTTCCCCAAGCATACACCCAAAGCAGTCTTCTTTACTATTTAAAATCAGGACATTAAGTGAACAGAACAGCTCTGTAGGCACGGTCACCACCCGAGTTTAAACCACTTATGTCTCTCTCCTAGATACACAATGGTGCCTCCAATTTCTTAAGTCTGTAGCTAAATTgacattttcaaatacaaacagaATCCTTTCATATTCAACTGAAAACATTCCACTGGTCTTTTATTACTTTATGGAAGCAGTTCTCAAATCTTACCTTGCATTATAATCACCTGGAGGTCTTCGTAAAAGATTGCCTGGGCCACATccccagtttctgattcagtagcgCTGGTTTTTTCCtaagttcccagatgatgctgcTGGCCTGCGGACTGTACTTTGTGAACCTATGCTttaaggaaaacaaagcaaaaagatcCATTAAGATCTAGTCCAAGCTTTTTGCCTAGCTCCCATCATGTCACATATCACAGTTATAACGCGATTTTACAGCTACTCTGCAATTCTTTACCTAACTGTAAAAACCCCTCACCAGGCAGCAAGCTTCTTGGTGGGACTATGTCTCTAGCTTGTTTGAGGAATAAATAAAACCTGTGGCAGATTCCAAGCTCTCAGTTTCAACTATCATCATACTGGCTGATTCTTAACATGCCTGCACCTAAAGCGCCTCATCTACAAAGTTGAAATGATAATTCGTACCTGTAAGAcccttgtgaggattaaaggatgCTTACATAGGTCGAGGGTGCAGA from Nomascus leucogenys isolate Asia chromosome 7b, Asia_NLE_v1, whole genome shotgun sequence encodes:
- the LOC100599765 gene encoding tripartite motif-containing protein 60-like, whose translation is MEFVTALADLRAEASCPICLDYLKDPVTISCGHNFCLSCIIMSWKDLHDSFPCPFCHFCCPERKFISNPQLGSLTEIAKQLQIRSKKRKRQEEKHVCKKHNQVLTFFCQKDLELLCPRCSLSTDHQHHCVWPIKKAASYHRKKLEEYNAPWKERVELIEKVITMQTRKSLELKKKVKHRAEEVKSEFEQLRLFLQNEQETVLRQLQDEEMDILAQLHESLTKFSDYTSSLKYLLKEIESIYVKSELELLANVKDIYHRYKNLKFPEPFSFKLKEYGYHLPPQYSGLDKIIKRFHVDVILDPETAHRKLIVSEDRKTVHYGNTTQNVPHNPRRFYLLPAVLGSKGYSCGRQYWEVEVKDKPEWILGVCNDCLPRRRKSQPILVQDGLWGIWRSSQNNYIVLGHKEIILLPQVIPSKIGIFLDSEMNEVSFYNLNDRSLLYTFNDNFTGALWPYFYTGTDSKPLKISIVTDSE